A stretch of Telopea speciosissima isolate NSW1024214 ecotype Mountain lineage chromosome 11, Tspe_v1, whole genome shotgun sequence DNA encodes these proteins:
- the LOC122645822 gene encoding uncharacterized protein LOC122645822 translates to MPMSKLLRSGGRRTNLLVWCAAIICAIFAIAVIVTGLVVFIGYMIIAPRVPYISVTYAKLDRLDSSQAEILQIQMTLVIRAQNDNAKAHATYSDFNILLSFHGLEIAQLRNNPFDIPKNSSADFEYVAESTPIPLDPQEEEEVGLSLRQNKITFDLKGSIRTRWKVGVLGSVKFWGHLDCQLQFFLNNGSSINPDCTTKSH, encoded by the coding sequence ATGCCAATGTCAAAGCTACTCAGAAGTGGAGGACGACGTACCAATCTCTTGGTATGGTGTGCTGCTATCATCTGCGCCATCTTTGCCATTGCAGTGATAGTAACGGGATTAGTTGTATTCATTGGCTACATGATCATCGCACCAAGGGTTCCCTACATCAGCGTCACCTATGCCAAGCTGGACAGGCTAGACAGCTCCCAGGCAGAGATACTGCAAATCCAGATGACCCTTGTCATCAGAGCACAGAACGACAacgccaaagcccatgccaccTACTCAGATTTCAATATCTTACTCTCTTTCCATGGATTGGAAATAGCGCAGCTAAGGAACAACCCTTTTGATATACCCAAGAACAGCTCTGCCGATTTTGAATATGTTGCAGAGTCGACGCCAATCCCACTAGACccacaagaggaagaagaggtcGGCCTGTCGCTGAGGCAGAATAAGATAACATTCGACTTGAAAGGGAGTATAAGGACTCGATGGAAGGTAGGAGTACTTGGATCTGTTAAGTTCTGGGGCCACTTAGATTGCCAACTCCAGTTTTTCCTTAACAATGGAAGCAGCATAAACCCAGATTGCACCACCAAGTCTCACTGA